From the Sphingobium sp. RAC03 genome, the window CGGTGCGCGGGGCGGCGATCCTCCTGCCCATATTGATCCTGCAGGATGCGGTGAGCGTCTGGGTGTATCGGCGCAGCTGGGACGGGGCTATCCTCAAGGTCATGTTGCCGGGGGCGGCGATCGGCATCCTGCTTGGCTGGTTTTTTGCGACCCGCGTGTCGGAAACCGCCGTCCTCGGCGTGTTGGGCGCGATATCGATATTGTTCGGTTTGCAGCGCTTGTGGGTGGAACGGGGCAGCGCCGTAGTGCTGCCCTCCAATTCGCCCGGATGGGTCGGCGTCCTGTTCGGCATCGCCAGCGGCTTCACCAGCCAGATCGCCCATGCCGGGTCGCCACCGTTCCAGATGTGGGTGCTGCCCAAGCGGCTGCCGCGCGATATGCTGGTCGGGACGACGGCTTTGGCCTTTGCCGCGATGAACTGGATGAAGATGCCCGCCTATGCCGCGCTGGGGCAGTTTACCCGCGCGAACCTTATGGCGACCGCCATGCTGGTGCCGGTCGCGGTCGTCTCGACGCTGGCCGGGGTGGCGCTGGTGCGGCGGGTCGATCCGGCGCGCTTCTACACGCTGATTTATGGATTGATGGTGCTGCTGGGCATCAAGCTGGTGGCCGATGCGCTGATGGCATGACGTAAAAAAAAGGCCCGGCAGAAGCAGGATGCTTCGCCGGGCCTTGATACATTCGGGCTGAAGGTCAGCCTTCTTCCTTCTCGCGCTTCTTGCGATGGGTGTCGAGGTCGAGGACGGTGGTGTCCAGTCCTTCGGGCAGCAGCCCTAATCGACGCGCGACTTCCTGATAGGCTTCGACTTCGCCGCCCAGGTCGCGACGGAAGCGATCCTTGTCCAGCTTCTCGTTGGTGACCATGTCCCACAGGCGACAGCCATCGGGGCTGATCTCGTCGGCCAGGATGACGCGGCTATAATCGCCGTCATACAAGCGACCGAACTCCAGCTTGAAGTCCACCAGGCGGATGCCGATGCCCGCGAACAGCCCGCACATGAAATCGTTGATGCGGATCGCCATGTCGGCAATGTCGTGCATCTCTTCCTGTGTCGCCCAGCCGAAGCAGGCGATATGCTCTTCGGAAATCAGCGGGTCGCCCAGCGCATCATCCTTGTAGCAATATTCGATCAGCGTGCGCGGCAGTTGCGTGCCTTCCTCGATCCCCAGCTTCTTGCTGAGCGATCCGGCGGCGACGTTGCGCACCACGACTTCGATCGGCACGATTTCGACCTGGCGCACCAACTGCTCGCGCATGTTGAGGCGGCGGATGAAATGGGTCGGCACGCCGATCTGACCGAGCAGGGTGAAGATATGCTCGGAAATTCGGTTGTTCAGCACGCCCTTGCCGGAAATCGTGCCCTTCTTCTGGGCGTTGAAGGCAGTGGCGTCATCCTTGAAATATTGGATGATCGTGCCAGGCTCAGGGCCTTCATAAAGGATCTTTGCCTTGCCTTCGTAAATCTGGCGGCGACGGGCCATGCGCGTTCCTGTCTGGTCAAAAATACTGCGCCCCGACAATCGCGAATCGATAAGGATCAGCGGGTGCCGGGGCTGCTTGGGCCTCGCCCATAGAGCAAAGCGCGCGAGCGTGCAATTGTGGGGCCGAAGCTACAGCACGTCGCCGAACATCGCCCATAACAAGCCAAACCATGCGATCATGCCGACCGTCGCGATAACGACACCTGATCTGGCCTGCAAAGTGGCGACAAGGCCATTGGGTTCGTCGTCATCCTGGGTCATGCACCGGGATTAGCCTTCCGCCGGCTCCGGCTCAACCCGCGCCGTGTCCCGATCGACCGCCATCAGCCGTTCGGTAAAGGATTGCCGCCACCAGCTGATGTCCTGCTGTTCCACGCTATCCATCATCGCGCGCCAGCGCCGCTTGCGCTCGTCGAGCGGCATCGCAAGCGCCCGGTTGATCGCATCGGACATTTCTTCCGGGCTATACGGGTTGATGAGCAGCGCGTCCTTGAGCTGCAACGCCGCACCCGCAAAGCGTGAGAGGATCAGCACGCCCGGATCTTCCGGGTCTTGCGCCGCGACATATTCCTTGGCGACCAGATTCATGCCATCGCGCAGCGGCGTCACCAGCCCGATCTTGGCGGCGCGATAAATGCCGGCCAGCTTGTCGCGCGGATAGCCTTGATTGACGTAGCGGATCGGGGTCCAGTCCACATCGCTATATTCGCCGTTCAGCCGCCCGGCGAGCGAATCGAGGGTGGCGCGAATCTGCTGGTAGCTCTCTACGTCGCCGCGCGAAGGTGGCGCGACCTGGGTCAGCAGCACCTTGCGATGATGTTCGGGATGGTCCTTGAGGAAGCGGGCATAGCCGTTGAACCGCTCCTCCAGCCCCTTGCTATAGTCCAGCCGATCGACACCGACGATCATCGCGCGATCCTGCAGTGACGCGCGCAGGCGATCGCCCATGTCGCGTGCGGCTTTGCTGACGGCGGCTTCGGCAAATTCCTTGGCATTGATCCCGATCGGGCAAGCCACCGCCTGGATGGTGCGATCGCCCACCGTGACGAAATCACCCTCGACCCGGCCGCCCATTTCCTTCTCGACATAATGGCGGAAGGATTCGAGCCATTCCTCGGTATGGAAACCCACCACATCATAAGCGAACAGGCTGGACACCAGCTTGCTATGATGCGGCAGCGAGACGAGCAGGCGCGTCGGCGGCCAGGGAATGTGGAGAAAGAACCCCATCCGGTTGCGATGACCGCGATCACGCAGCATCTGGCCCAGCGGGATCATGTGATAATCATGCACCCAGATGATGTCTTCGGGTTCGATCAGCGGGGCTGCGGTATCGGCAAAGCGCTGATTGACGCGGTTATAGCCGCCCTCGAAATCGCGGGCATATTCGGCCAGGTCGATGCGGAAATGAAAGAGCGGCCACAGCGTCTTGTTCGCATAGCCGTTATAATATTCGTCGATATCCTGTTCTTCCAGGTCGATCGTCGCGGTCTTGACCCCGTCATCCTCGGCAAAGCCGATATGCCCCGTGAAATGATCGGTCACTTCCCCCGACCAGCCGATCCAGGTGCCCCGGCTCTCGCGCAGCGCTTCGGCGAGCGCGACCGCGAGGCCGCCCTGATTGCCGGCCTTGGACGGGCGCGACACGCGGTTGGAAATGACTATCAGGCGGCTCATCGCATCATGCTCCACGGTTTGCTCAGCAGGACGGCGCAGTTGATGATGCCGACCAACGAGTAGGTCTGGGGATAGTTGCCCCATAATTCCCCGGTTACGGGGTCGATATCCTCCGACAGCAGCCCGGCGGCGGTGCGCCGGGTCAACATCTCCTCGAACAGGGTGCGGGCTTC encodes:
- the purC gene encoding phosphoribosylaminoimidazolesuccinocarboxamide synthase — encoded protein: MARRRQIYEGKAKILYEGPEPGTIIQYFKDDATAFNAQKKGTISGKGVLNNRISEHIFTLLGQIGVPTHFIRRLNMREQLVRQVEIVPIEVVVRNVAAGSLSKKLGIEEGTQLPRTLIEYCYKDDALGDPLISEEHIACFGWATQEEMHDIADMAIRINDFMCGLFAGIGIRLVDFKLEFGRLYDGDYSRVILADEISPDGCRLWDMVTNEKLDKDRFRRDLGGEVEAYQEVARRLGLLPEGLDTTVLDLDTHRKKREKEEG
- a CDS encoding sulfite exporter TauE/SafE family protein, whose protein sequence is MNPEISYYVFAVIAVILAGLAKGGFAGVGALAMPVMALGVDPVRGAAILLPILILQDAVSVWVYRRSWDGAILKVMLPGAAIGILLGWFFATRVSETAVLGVLGAISILFGLQRLWVERGSAVVLPSNSPGWVGVLFGIASGFTSQIAHAGSPPFQMWVLPKRLPRDMLVGTTALAFAAMNWMKMPAYAALGQFTRANLMATAMLVPVAVVSTLAGVALVRRVDPARFYTLIYGLMVLLGIKLVADALMA
- the otsA gene encoding alpha,alpha-trehalose-phosphate synthase (UDP-forming); the encoded protein is MSRLIVISNRVSRPSKAGNQGGLAVALAEALRESRGTWIGWSGEVTDHFTGHIGFAEDDGVKTATIDLEEQDIDEYYNGYANKTLWPLFHFRIDLAEYARDFEGGYNRVNQRFADTAAPLIEPEDIIWVHDYHMIPLGQMLRDRGHRNRMGFFLHIPWPPTRLLVSLPHHSKLVSSLFAYDVVGFHTEEWLESFRHYVEKEMGGRVEGDFVTVGDRTIQAVACPIGINAKEFAEAAVSKAARDMGDRLRASLQDRAMIVGVDRLDYSKGLEERFNGYARFLKDHPEHHRKVLLTQVAPPSRGDVESYQQIRATLDSLAGRLNGEYSDVDWTPIRYVNQGYPRDKLAGIYRAAKIGLVTPLRDGMNLVAKEYVAAQDPEDPGVLILSRFAGAALQLKDALLINPYSPEEMSDAINRALAMPLDERKRRWRAMMDSVEQQDISWWRQSFTERLMAVDRDTARVEPEPAEG